In Synechococcus sp. CC9616, the following are encoded in one genomic region:
- a CDS encoding extracellular solute-binding protein, with protein MRRSIQSLAAVLLCSGLLASCSNNEGVSLPTVLRVARTIPNDSGAEYDDYERMGALVDGLVKQLRSVDSSIQIQTALYGRRNFVDEIQRQTSSGFGPDLIITDSETTLELYSRDLIHPIGSDAKVSDNIPGYIFNLVRAKDGQLVGQPVSQYVQLACYNKEKVQTPPDSLVDLPKDNDDLTFGLALQLKDLYWTAEAFQAEQAIEIAMQGQKPSKEQAQKVSTWLTWLKTASYQQNIRFLNDQNSLRRALISGELDWITCWSTNLPELRETMKDKLGVVGIPKGPSKKLRAMTRLSVWSLGRNSSPRQREKALTFIDFITKPWAQKTYALRNKTSFPVDKNAAKIVASKIPGGLSALSQYEKLAIKVSAAASRTKAMVFRDPERYDTISEHLLDTIYDIETPDEASQNILSALQEERK; from the coding sequence ATGCGGCGTTCTATCCAGTCCCTGGCAGCAGTGCTTCTTTGTTCGGGATTGCTGGCGTCTTGCTCCAACAACGAAGGAGTCAGCCTTCCCACGGTGCTGAGGGTGGCCAGAACCATTCCCAACGACTCCGGGGCTGAATATGACGACTACGAACGCATGGGGGCACTGGTAGATGGCCTTGTCAAACAACTTCGAAGCGTAGACAGCTCGATTCAGATTCAAACCGCACTGTATGGACGGAGGAATTTTGTTGACGAAATTCAGAGGCAAACGAGCAGCGGATTCGGGCCAGATCTGATCATCACCGATAGCGAAACGACTCTGGAATTGTATTCCCGAGATCTCATCCATCCAATTGGATCAGACGCCAAAGTTAGTGACAATATTCCAGGGTATATTTTCAATCTCGTTAGAGCTAAAGACGGACAACTTGTTGGCCAACCCGTCAGCCAATACGTGCAGTTAGCATGTTACAACAAGGAAAAGGTACAAACGCCACCCGATTCGCTAGTCGATTTACCCAAAGACAATGACGACCTGACATTTGGCTTAGCCCTGCAACTCAAGGATTTGTACTGGACTGCAGAAGCTTTTCAAGCTGAGCAAGCTATTGAAATTGCCATGCAGGGCCAGAAACCATCGAAAGAACAGGCCCAGAAAGTCAGCACATGGTTGACATGGCTTAAAACAGCAAGTTATCAACAAAACATCCGTTTCCTCAATGATCAGAACAGCCTTCGCCGCGCGCTGATTTCCGGAGAGCTGGACTGGATTACTTGCTGGAGCACAAATCTCCCGGAACTACGCGAAACAATGAAAGACAAACTTGGGGTTGTAGGAATACCAAAGGGACCATCCAAAAAGCTTCGTGCCATGACAAGACTTTCAGTTTGGTCTTTGGGACGAAACTCAAGCCCCAGACAAAGAGAGAAAGCTCTCACATTCATCGACTTTATTACAAAGCCCTGGGCACAAAAAACCTATGCTCTCCGCAACAAAACATCCTTTCCGGTCGATAAAAATGCAGCCAAAATTGTGGCATCTAAAATCCCTGGCGGGCTATCCGCTTTATCGCAATATGAAAAATTAGCCATCAAGGTTTCGGCCGCAGCAAGCCGAACCAAAGCGATGGTGTTCAGAGACCCAGAACGCTATGACACGATCTCTGAACATTTACTCGACACGATTTACGATATCGAAACCCCTGACGAAGCCAGCCAGAATATCCTCTCTGCGCTTCAGGAGGAAAGGAAATGA
- a CDS encoding mechanosensitive ion channel family protein, whose protein sequence is MIKEFLREIISWLGYLQRGSVLLQISLFVVAIALERRFQNRLRSKIPSAAVSLVTPIILLIIGITSIALGFPGGFLRYLSAVWLTWKLVKPIKEILKKRAPNFPADEVDKSIFRPIFLVLLLLTFFQMIGSREALSVIQIGTIFGVVLTIGKLFSAVVVVYAIFTLASRPASFLAWISGKFFGISIQGRKALELILRYSMIGLGIIGVSYYIGINGTALVAVAGGLSVGIGFGLKEIISNFISSIWLLFEGTVRPGEVLMVNGDPCTVRKLGMRATQLRRGRDGAELLVPNQNFFTQEAESFTAEETSRRGNVDVGAAYHHEPQQVIDVLVDVAKSHERVLEYPPPAAFTTQFADSSINYKVLFWVRNPLDAFAVESDLRQMIWVAFEEHEIGIPFPQQQVYPMEWPPSKNQTLRIGSADHSLQAEPANDDSSGETA, encoded by the coding sequence ATGATTAAAGAATTCCTGCGCGAAATCATCAGCTGGCTCGGCTATCTTCAACGTGGATCCGTTCTTCTTCAGATTTCTCTATTTGTTGTCGCTATTGCCCTAGAGCGACGCTTCCAAAACCGACTGCGATCAAAAATCCCCTCTGCAGCGGTTAGCCTGGTAACACCAATAATCTTGTTGATTATTGGTATAACTAGTATTGCTCTTGGCTTTCCAGGCGGCTTCCTCCGCTACCTTTCCGCCGTCTGGCTGACCTGGAAGCTTGTTAAACCTATCAAAGAAATTTTAAAGAAGCGCGCTCCCAATTTTCCAGCAGATGAAGTTGATAAATCTATTTTCAGACCAATTTTCTTGGTACTTTTACTTCTCACATTTTTCCAAATGATCGGAAGCCGTGAAGCACTTTCAGTGATTCAAATCGGCACCATCTTTGGCGTTGTTCTCACCATCGGGAAACTATTCTCCGCTGTTGTCGTGGTCTACGCCATCTTTACTCTGGCGAGCCGTCCCGCCTCATTTCTCGCCTGGATCAGTGGAAAATTTTTCGGCATTTCAATTCAAGGTCGAAAAGCCCTGGAATTGATCCTTCGCTACTCGATGATCGGCCTCGGCATCATCGGAGTGAGTTACTACATCGGAATCAACGGAACAGCCTTGGTCGCCGTTGCCGGTGGACTTTCCGTTGGCATTGGCTTTGGCCTGAAGGAAATTATTTCCAACTTCATCAGCAGCATCTGGCTGCTGTTTGAAGGAACGGTACGTCCTGGCGAGGTGCTGATGGTGAACGGCGACCCCTGCACGGTTCGGAAACTTGGCATGCGTGCTACGCAGCTACGTCGCGGCAGGGATGGTGCCGAGTTGCTGGTTCCAAACCAGAATTTCTTCACGCAGGAAGCGGAATCCTTCACGGCGGAGGAAACCTCCAGACGCGGCAATGTAGATGTAGGCGCGGCATATCACCACGAACCCCAGCAGGTCATTGATGTTCTGGTGGACGTGGCCAAGAGCCATGAAAGAGTTTTGGAATACCCACCGCCAGCGGCATTCACAACGCAATTTGCCGACTCCTCAATCAACTACAAAGTGCTGTTCTGGGTCCGCAATCCACTCGACGCGTTCGCCGTTGAAAGCGATCTTCGCCAGATGATCTGGGTGGCATTCGAAGAGCATGAAATCGGCATTCCATTCCCGCAGCAGCAGGTTTACCCGATGGAGTGGCCGCCCTCGAAGAACCAGACCCTGCGCATCGGATCAGCAGATCACAGCCTTCAAGCAGAACCTGCCAACGACGATTCAAGTGGAGAGACGGCGTAG
- a CDS encoding 2OG-Fe(II) oxygenase, giving the protein MRLIGRYRNSGFEAVADGVMAFFDRRMDLQRPGIAFGPGGGDQPAKVSTDISLVAIDPSDPDAYALSQVLIRGVSAALEHYLQERPLFRSVCPDQDLFVMPIFNLQRYAPGEGFRQWHCDWTIGEEATEPVHRVLAWILYCDSVDEAGTEFHWQEHHEPAERGKLVIFPAGPSHIHRGRVNASLSKTIATGWINGGSQNNYLRRLST; this is encoded by the coding sequence ATGCGGTTGATCGGTCGCTATCGCAATTCAGGCTTCGAGGCTGTGGCCGATGGCGTGATGGCGTTTTTTGACCGTCGTATGGATCTGCAGCGGCCGGGGATCGCCTTCGGCCCCGGTGGTGGCGATCAGCCTGCCAAGGTCTCGACCGATATCAGTCTTGTCGCCATCGACCCAAGCGATCCTGATGCCTATGCCCTTTCGCAGGTGCTGATTCGAGGCGTGTCCGCGGCGCTCGAGCATTACCTCCAGGAACGCCCGCTGTTTCGCTCGGTCTGTCCTGATCAGGACCTGTTTGTGATGCCGATCTTCAACCTGCAGCGTTACGCACCAGGGGAGGGATTCCGGCAATGGCACTGCGACTGGACGATCGGTGAGGAAGCCACTGAGCCCGTCCATCGCGTTCTGGCCTGGATCCTTTACTGCGACAGCGTCGATGAGGCCGGGACCGAATTCCACTGGCAAGAGCATCACGAGCCTGCTGAACGCGGCAAGTTGGTGATTTTTCCGGCTGGGCCCTCCCACATTCATCGCGGCAGGGTGAATGCCAGTCTCAGCAAAACGATTGCCACCGGTTGGATTAATGGCGGCAGCCAGAACAACTATCTACGCCGTCTCTCCACTTGA
- a CDS encoding oxidoreductase: MGWTVADIPSQEGRIALVTGANIGLGLETVRALAMKGATVLMACRSHSKAESARSALLEQGLTGLDLIDLDLADLDNVGPAAETVQRRYGQLDLLINNAGVMAPPYQRSRQGHELQFGVNHLGHMALTQALLPLLKQDGRVVTVTSGAQYFGRIRWHDLAWQENYDRFGAYSQSKLANVMFALELDARLKRSGSGIRSLAAHPGMARTNLQRSNLTAESNQLEHLAVKLFDPLLQSASMGALPQLHAATASSAASGDHFGPDRLGGLRGHPTRCRVAPAARDSSQRERLWSVSEELIQA; the protein is encoded by the coding sequence ATGGGATGGACCGTTGCTGACATTCCCTCCCAGGAAGGCCGCATCGCCTTGGTGACGGGAGCCAATATCGGCCTAGGGCTTGAAACAGTTCGCGCCCTGGCGATGAAAGGGGCAACCGTCTTGATGGCGTGTCGCTCGCATAGCAAAGCTGAATCAGCGCGCAGCGCCCTGCTCGAGCAAGGCCTGACGGGCCTGGACCTGATTGATCTCGACCTCGCGGATCTCGACAACGTGGGGCCTGCGGCCGAAACGGTGCAACGTCGTTACGGCCAGCTGGATCTGCTGATCAACAACGCCGGTGTGATGGCCCCGCCATACCAACGCAGCCGCCAGGGGCATGAACTCCAGTTCGGCGTGAATCACCTCGGACACATGGCGCTCACACAAGCGCTTCTACCGCTGCTGAAACAGGACGGCAGGGTGGTGACGGTGACGTCCGGTGCCCAGTATTTCGGGCGCATCCGCTGGCACGACCTCGCCTGGCAAGAGAATTACGACCGTTTCGGCGCCTACAGCCAGAGCAAACTCGCCAACGTGATGTTTGCCCTTGAACTGGATGCCCGCCTGAAGCGATCCGGTAGTGGAATCAGATCCTTGGCCGCCCACCCCGGTATGGCCCGCACCAATCTGCAACGCAGCAATCTCACCGCCGAGAGCAACCAGCTTGAGCACCTGGCGGTGAAGCTGTTTGATCCACTGCTGCAAAGCGCCTCGATGGGGGCTCTGCCGCAATTGCATGCCGCAACTGCAAGCTCGGCCGCAAGCGGTGATCACTTCGGACCGGATCGGCTGGGCGGTCTGCGGGGACACCCCACCCGCTGCCGTGTGGCACCGGCGGCACGCGATTCCAGCCAGCGGGAGCGGCTTTGGAGCGTGAGCGAAGAACTTATTCAGGCCTGA
- a CDS encoding sigma 54-interacting transcriptional regulator encodes MAEANQQLLKLGPYVMGRVRRGVVGDSRYARRLRSAIHDAAHDPDHRPVLISGEPGLGKDNLAALIHYGSDQRRQLLLRFNHRDLQGPAGALLCELGDSTVLINGFDQIDSPLRQMLIAMARGEVNTFHGRMLFTSEASQPDLDGITVLIRVPPLRVRRSDLGDWLRYHVRL; translated from the coding sequence TTGGCTGAAGCGAACCAGCAGCTTCTGAAACTGGGGCCTTACGTGATGGGGCGAGTGCGCCGCGGTGTTGTCGGAGACAGCCGCTACGCCCGCCGCCTTCGCAGTGCCATCCACGACGCAGCCCATGACCCGGATCATCGTCCCGTGCTGATCAGCGGTGAACCAGGGCTCGGCAAAGACAACCTTGCCGCCCTGATCCACTACGGCTCCGATCAGCGCCGACAGTTGTTGTTGCGCTTCAACCACCGGGATCTTCAAGGCCCGGCTGGCGCGCTGCTCTGCGAACTGGGAGACAGCACTGTTCTGATTAATGGGTTCGACCAGATCGATTCACCCCTGCGCCAGATGCTGATCGCGATGGCGCGTGGTGAGGTCAACACCTTTCATGGCCGGATGCTGTTCACCAGCGAAGCCAGTCAGCCTGATCTCGATGGCATCACCGTGCTGATCCGGGTCCCACCATTGCGCGTGCGGCGATCCGACCTGGGTGACTGGCTTCGCTACCACGTGCGCCTCTAG
- a CDS encoding 4Fe-4S binding protein, translating into MRRLQNHDFPNNLQELETLVDRALRQARQQRGDHLPVALPEAVFWTGTEQGRHRFDLWRWKPQWRHWMRAPALWNSLLYGLVSWLFIAVNLALWLGPQTRADNSVLKLFWAWWWPLILLTYPLVGRLWCAVCPFMVWGRLAQKLTPWRQRVWPHGDTDRWAAPALAAGFAAILLWEEVWNLEDTAWLSSALLLLITTGAVIGSMLFEKRFWCRYLCPVGGMNGLFAKLAITELRAESGTCSGSCSSYACFKGGPAEGEGLASEGCPLGSHPAQLSDNRNCVLCMSCVQACPNRSVQLRLRPPAADLQRRMDAPAGERGLILVLAGGVCLHHWQRLLGWLPLAPMSLHEGPLLPRLSFAALALAIPSAAGIWFQRRWLYACLPLLWALLLARHLPLGMQEAGTVLPEGWPQWQADRHVIAFCQTFVVGIGWIGAAVLLRRLADLNRWSWLTGTMMLLMMGLAGRWLVAL; encoded by the coding sequence GTGCGTCGACTGCAGAATCACGACTTCCCCAACAATCTTCAGGAACTCGAAACCCTGGTGGACAGGGCTCTGAGGCAAGCCCGCCAGCAACGTGGTGACCACTTACCGGTTGCCCTGCCAGAAGCCGTGTTCTGGACCGGAACGGAGCAAGGTCGTCATCGCTTCGACCTCTGGCGCTGGAAACCGCAGTGGCGCCATTGGATGAGAGCTCCAGCCCTGTGGAACAGCCTGCTCTACGGGCTGGTGAGCTGGTTGTTCATCGCCGTGAATCTTGCGCTCTGGCTTGGACCCCAAACCCGAGCGGACAACAGCGTGCTGAAGTTGTTCTGGGCCTGGTGGTGGCCCTTGATCCTGCTGACCTATCCCCTGGTGGGTCGCCTCTGGTGCGCTGTCTGCCCGTTCATGGTCTGGGGACGGTTAGCCCAGAAGCTGACACCATGGCGCCAAAGGGTTTGGCCCCATGGGGATACGGATCGCTGGGCAGCGCCCGCGCTGGCCGCTGGGTTCGCCGCGATCCTGTTGTGGGAAGAGGTCTGGAATCTGGAGGACACGGCCTGGCTGAGCAGCGCATTGCTGCTGCTGATCACCACCGGCGCCGTGATCGGATCGATGCTGTTCGAGAAGCGGTTCTGGTGTCGTTATCTGTGCCCGGTGGGTGGGATGAACGGCCTTTTCGCCAAGCTCGCCATCACCGAACTGAGAGCAGAGTCGGGAACGTGCAGCGGTAGCTGCAGCAGTTACGCCTGCTTCAAGGGCGGCCCCGCCGAGGGAGAAGGACTGGCCAGTGAAGGGTGTCCCTTGGGAAGTCACCCTGCCCAGCTCAGCGACAATCGCAACTGCGTGCTGTGCATGAGCTGCGTCCAGGCGTGTCCAAACCGGTCGGTACAACTGAGGCTGCGACCACCGGCTGCCGATCTCCAACGCAGGATGGATGCCCCTGCGGGTGAGCGGGGACTGATCCTCGTTCTTGCGGGGGGGGTCTGCCTGCATCACTGGCAACGGTTGCTGGGCTGGCTCCCTCTTGCGCCGATGTCACTGCATGAAGGGCCATTGCTCCCAAGATTGAGCTTTGCCGCCTTAGCCCTGGCCATACCGTCTGCCGCTGGAATCTGGTTCCAACGACGTTGGCTGTACGCCTGCTTGCCCCTGCTTTGGGCCCTGCTGCTGGCGCGACATCTACCCCTGGGGATGCAGGAAGCCGGCACAGTGCTGCCGGAAGGTTGGCCCCAATGGCAGGCAGACCGCCACGTGATCGCCTTCTGTCAGACGTTCGTGGTGGGAATCGGATGGATCGGAGCTGCCGTACTTCTGCGACGACTTGCGGATCTCAACCGTTGGAGCTGGCTGACTGGCACGATGATGCTGCTGATGATGGGTCTGGCCGGTCGCTGGCTAGTAGCCCTCTAA
- a CDS encoding transcriptional repressor — protein sequence MNDSSPRLNARQKQLLDALKSSLDEMSGQQLHRSLMGGPGAMGLATVYRNLRQLQQRGLVRCRHLPNGEALYAPVDRDRHHLTCVDCGITRPLDHCPIHSLEVPPDAGRDFVLLFHTLEFFGVCSSCRNRQETAS from the coding sequence ATGAACGATTCCTCCCCAAGGTTGAATGCACGCCAGAAACAACTGCTGGACGCACTGAAATCCAGCCTTGATGAGATGAGTGGCCAACAGCTGCATCGCAGTTTGATGGGAGGGCCAGGAGCCATGGGCCTGGCAACGGTGTATCGCAACCTGCGTCAGCTTCAGCAACGCGGGCTAGTGCGCTGCCGACATCTCCCCAATGGCGAAGCCTTATATGCACCGGTTGACCGTGATCGCCACCACCTCACCTGTGTTGATTGCGGCATCACCAGACCCCTGGACCACTGCCCGATTCACAGCCTTGAAGTGCCCCCGGACGCGGGCCGCGACTTCGTTTTGCTGTTTCACACGCTTGAATTCTTCGGTGTTTGTAGCAGTTGCCGAAACCGGCAGGAGACCGCTTCATGA
- a CDS encoding MBL fold metallo-hydrolase: MTLAATYLGANGWLLDFNGLRVLVDPWLKGELSFPPGAWLLRGELGEERDTPDNLDLLLLTQGLADHSHPATLKTLPKELPVVGSTAAARVVKRLGFQSISALKPGESLTHKGLSIRATAGAPVPSIENGYLLKHSSGSLYLEPHGYLDPSLGKEQLDAVITPMVDLGLPLAGAFVRGCTVVPELVERFQPTTVLASTSGGDVRFDGALSRMLQLHGSISDAEKQLPADTRCIDSEAGERYVLSAR; this comes from the coding sequence ATGACTCTGGCCGCCACCTATCTGGGAGCAAACGGCTGGTTGCTCGATTTCAACGGACTGCGGGTGCTTGTTGACCCATGGCTGAAGGGAGAGCTCAGCTTCCCACCTGGCGCCTGGCTGCTTCGCGGAGAACTCGGAGAGGAGCGGGACACGCCGGACAATTTGGACCTGCTGCTCCTGACCCAGGGGCTTGCCGATCACAGCCATCCAGCCACGCTCAAAACACTGCCAAAAGAGTTACCGGTTGTGGGGTCCACAGCGGCGGCACGGGTGGTGAAACGACTCGGATTTCAATCAATTTCTGCCTTGAAACCCGGCGAATCGCTGACGCACAAGGGACTCTCGATTCGCGCCACCGCCGGAGCCCCGGTGCCGTCCATTGAAAACGGCTACCTGCTGAAGCACAGCTCCGGCAGCCTTTATCTCGAACCCCACGGTTATCTGGACCCATCACTGGGCAAGGAGCAACTTGACGCGGTGATCACACCAATGGTCGATCTCGGACTGCCGTTGGCAGGTGCATTCGTGAGGGGGTGCACAGTCGTGCCCGAGCTGGTGGAACGGTTCCAACCAACGACCGTCCTGGCCAGCACATCCGGCGGTGACGTGCGCTTTGACGGAGCCCTGAGCCGGATGCTGCAACTGCATGGCTCTATCAGTGACGCGGAAAAACAGCTGCCAGCAGACACCCGCTGCATCGATTCAGAAGCAGGAGAGCGTTACGTACTCTCGGCACGCTGA
- a CDS encoding chlorophyll a/b-binding protein — MQSNQANDQWFQSAAARDIHLDQLKRVERFNGRAAMLGIVIGIITEGLTGAGIAHQIGLGALVDGYAACRTQFLPFCF; from the coding sequence ATGCAGTCCAATCAAGCCAACGACCAGTGGTTTCAGTCTGCTGCTGCACGCGATATCCACTTGGATCAACTCAAGAGAGTCGAGCGATTCAACGGGCGGGCAGCCATGCTCGGGATCGTGATCGGCATCATCACCGAAGGTCTTACGGGAGCTGGAATCGCCCACCAGATCGGACTGGGAGCTCTCGTTGATGGCTATGCCGCCTGCCGGACCCAGTTCCTACCGTTCTGCTTCTGA
- a CDS encoding metallothionein, whose product MATTQLECACEPCGCQVSAQTSVEREGKVYCSQACADGHADQDQCCSSCECC is encoded by the coding sequence ATGGCCACGACCCAATTGGAATGTGCCTGTGAGCCCTGTGGCTGCCAGGTTTCTGCGCAAACATCCGTTGAGAGAGAAGGAAAGGTGTATTGCTCTCAGGCTTGCGCCGATGGACATGCAGACCAAGATCAGTGCTGCAGCAGTTGCGAATGCTGCTGA
- a CDS encoding cupin domain-containing protein, with the protein MIQITSNCPQSLIADLGIKQWPIWSCEASTFPWTYDEKETCLILEGSVRVTPNEGEEVEFSAGDLVEFPKGLACTWHVKQAVRKHYKFG; encoded by the coding sequence ATGATTCAAATCACAAGCAACTGCCCGCAAAGCTTGATTGCGGATCTCGGAATCAAGCAATGGCCAATCTGGAGCTGCGAAGCAAGCACATTCCCCTGGACATACGATGAAAAAGAAACATGCCTGATTCTTGAAGGAAGCGTGAGGGTGACTCCCAACGAAGGAGAGGAAGTTGAATTTTCAGCAGGGGATCTTGTTGAATTTCCAAAGGGATTAGCTTGCACCTGGCATGTCAAGCAAGCTGTCCGCAAACACTACAAATTTGGTTGA
- a CDS encoding PCP reductase family protein, whose product MDWQTEAQAALRKDVPFFVRGAVKKRVEAMALDDGLTSIDLSFYLSVKERMAPK is encoded by the coding sequence ATGGATTGGCAGACGGAGGCACAAGCAGCCCTCAGAAAAGACGTGCCGTTCTTTGTCCGCGGCGCCGTCAAAAAAAGAGTTGAAGCAATGGCACTGGATGATGGCTTGACGAGCATCGATCTATCTTTTTATCTTTCAGTCAAAGAACGTATGGCACCCAAATAA
- a CDS encoding metal-binding protein, with product MASGRDHDRATCLSCLPFGLLLGVLLGHWCGLIGAVAFFVGGLWLSPDLDTHSNALRRWGPLAFLWWPYRRLLRHRSVWSHGPLLGTIGRLSLLTAWLWCLLAVIPGADWNTFWSSAIQWFNAQPQQAVAMLVGLEASVWLHLILDGDPLPVEWNRSRRQ from the coding sequence ATGGCCTCCGGTCGCGACCACGATCGCGCCACATGCCTGAGCTGTCTCCCCTTCGGACTTCTGCTGGGCGTTCTGCTCGGCCATTGGTGCGGACTGATCGGCGCAGTGGCCTTCTTCGTGGGGGGCCTCTGGCTTTCACCTGATCTCGATACTCACTCCAACGCCTTGCGCCGCTGGGGGCCCCTGGCCTTCCTGTGGTGGCCCTACCGCCGACTGTTACGCCATCGTTCCGTTTGGTCCCATGGGCCTCTGCTTGGAACGATTGGACGTCTGTCGCTGTTGACAGCTTGGTTGTGGTGTCTTCTGGCTGTCATCCCTGGCGCAGATTGGAATACCTTCTGGTCCAGCGCGATCCAGTGGTTCAACGCTCAGCCCCAACAGGCTGTGGCCATGTTGGTTGGACTGGAAGCCAGCGTTTGGTTGCACCTGATCCTTGACGGGGATCCATTACCCGTTGAGTGGAACCGGAGTCGCCGGCAATGA
- the mazG gene encoding nucleoside triphosphate pyrophosphohydrolase: protein MDETSGAALLKLIDVVARLRDPMNGCPWDLEQTHRSLVPYVLEEANEVADAIRHGDDDHLCEELGDLLLQVVLHAQIASESQRFNLSQVADGITAKLIRRHPHVFGGELRSWDAIKAEEQGQNEAASTSPLSDLLAKKVRGQPALAGAMSISKKAAKAGFEWDNLDGVWEKVREELAELQEAIASGDTQHAQEELGDVLFTFVNVARWCGMDPEEGLAGTNRRFLDRFSRVEAALGGNLQGKSINQLEALWQEAKAQIRSEGTRPEQ, encoded by the coding sequence ATGGACGAAACCAGCGGTGCGGCGCTTCTGAAGCTGATCGATGTTGTTGCCCGTCTGAGAGATCCGATGAACGGCTGTCCATGGGATTTGGAACAGACCCACCGTTCGCTGGTGCCTTACGTCCTGGAAGAAGCCAACGAAGTTGCTGACGCCATCCGCCACGGTGATGACGACCATCTCTGCGAGGAACTCGGCGATCTCCTGCTCCAGGTGGTGCTGCATGCTCAGATCGCCAGCGAGAGCCAGCGTTTCAACCTCTCTCAGGTAGCAGACGGGATCACAGCCAAGTTGATACGCCGCCACCCGCACGTCTTCGGTGGTGAACTGCGCAGCTGGGATGCCATCAAGGCAGAAGAACAGGGGCAAAACGAGGCTGCGTCAACGAGTCCGCTCAGTGATCTGCTGGCGAAAAAAGTGCGCGGTCAACCCGCTTTGGCCGGAGCCATGAGCATCTCCAAAAAGGCAGCGAAAGCTGGATTCGAATGGGACAACCTCGATGGGGTTTGGGAGAAAGTGCGCGAAGAGCTGGCTGAGCTTCAGGAAGCGATCGCCAGCGGAGACACCCAACACGCCCAGGAGGAACTCGGTGATGTGCTGTTCACATTTGTGAACGTGGCGCGCTGGTGCGGAATGGATCCGGAAGAGGGGCTGGCAGGAACCAATCGTCGCTTTCTCGACCGTTTTTCACGGGTGGAAGCAGCCCTGGGAGGAAATCTGCAAGGCAAGAGCATCAATCAATTGGAGGCTCTCTGGCAGGAGGCCAAAGCCCAGATTCGATCAGAAGGGACGCGCCCCGAACAATGA
- a CDS encoding dienelactone hydrolase family protein, producing MRIEQQTIGMTVDDSLMRVHVARPVAGGPHPGVLFYSDIYQLGDPILRLANRLAGYGFVVAAPEIFHRLEPVGTVIEPDAMGRLRGNDDARRSDIAAFDADAVALLKWLAADGDVDAGRLGAMGFCIGGHLALRAAFRANVKATACLYPTGLQNGKLGRGVADSLQRVAEIQGALFTLFGTEDPHVPSDARDQILQALSGLRHETHLYEANHTFMRDDGWRWDPELADRAWADMLSFLKRELFDI from the coding sequence ATGCGGATCGAGCAGCAGACCATCGGAATGACTGTCGATGACAGCCTGATGCGAGTCCATGTGGCGAGGCCTGTTGCTGGTGGCCCCCACCCGGGTGTTTTGTTCTATTCCGATATCTATCAACTAGGCGACCCGATTCTGCGTCTGGCGAATCGCCTCGCCGGTTATGGCTTTGTGGTGGCGGCGCCAGAGATCTTTCATCGACTCGAGCCTGTGGGCACGGTGATCGAACCGGATGCGATGGGCCGTCTTCGGGGGAACGATGATGCCCGCCGTTCCGACATCGCCGCTTTTGATGCCGACGCCGTCGCCCTATTGAAGTGGTTGGCAGCGGACGGGGATGTGGATGCCGGCCGTCTTGGCGCGATGGGTTTCTGCATCGGTGGGCATCTCGCTCTTCGTGCCGCGTTCCGGGCCAACGTGAAGGCGACGGCCTGCCTGTATCCGACGGGTCTTCAGAACGGAAAACTTGGCCGCGGCGTTGCCGATTCACTGCAGCGGGTCGCTGAGATTCAAGGTGCACTGTTCACGTTGTTCGGGACGGAGGACCCGCACGTTCCTTCAGATGCCCGTGACCAGATTCTTCAGGCCTTGTCAGGCCTCCGTCATGAAACCCATCTCTATGAAGCGAATCACACCTTCATGCGTGATGACGGTTGGCGCTGGGATCCTGAGCTGGCCGATCGGGCCTGGGCTGACATGCTCAGTTTTCTGAAGCGTGAATTGTTCGACATTTGA